From Sus scrofa isolate TJ Tabasco breed Duroc chromosome 18, Sscrofa11.1, whole genome shotgun sequence, a single genomic window includes:
- the FEZF1 gene encoding fez family zinc finger protein 1 isoform X2, which translates to MDSSCHNATAKMLATAPARSNVMSTSKPLAFSIERIMARTPEPKALPVPHFLQGAVPKGDPKHSLHLNSSIPCMIPFVPVAYDTSPKAGMTGSEPRKTSLEAQAAPAAAPAAPAFSCSDLLNCALSLKGDLARDALPLQQYKLPKTYLAERNKLVVPAVEKYPSGVAFKDLSQAQLQHYMKESAQLLSEKIAFKTSDFSRGSPNTKPKVFTCEVCGKVFNAHYNLTRHMPVHTGARPFVCKVCGKGFRQASTLCRHKIIHTQEKPHKCNQCGKAFNRSSTLNTHTRIHAGYKPFVCEFCGKGFHQKGNYKNHKLTHSGEKQFKCNICNKAFHQVYNLTFHMHTHNDKKPFTCPTCGKGFCRNFDLKKHVRKLHDGGLGLTRTSAGEPGADPSPPLQQPPPATLPPLPPPLPPPGPLQPGLHPGHQ; encoded by the exons ATGGACAGTAGCTGCCACAACGCGACTGCCAAAATGTTAGCGACTGCTCCGGCTCGGAGCAACGTGATGAGCACCTCCAAACCCCTGGCTTTCTCCATCGAACGGATCATGGCGCGCACTCCCGAGCCCAAGGCCCTGCCCGTTCCCCACTTCCTGCAGGGAGCCGTGCCCAAGGGGGACCCCAAGCACTCTCTGCATCTTAACTCGTCGATCCCCTGCATGATCCCCTTCGTGCCTGTGGCGTATGACACGAGCCCCAAGGCGGGGATGACGGGCTCGGAGCCTCGGAAAACAAGTCTGGAGGCTCAGGCAGCGCCGGCAGCTGCGCCCGCGGCGCCTGCCTTCAGCTGCAGCGACCTGCTCAACTGCGCGCTGAGTCTCAAGGGCGACCTGGCCCGCGACGCGCTGCCGCTGCAGCAGTACAAGCTG CCAAAAACGTATTTAGCGGAAAGGAATAAACTGGTGGTCCCGGCGGTGGAGAAATACCCCTCGGGAGTAGCTTTCAAAGACTTGTCCCAGGCTCAGCTGCAGCATTACATGAAAGAGAGCGCCCAGCTTCTGTCGGAAAAAATAGCGTTCAAAACCTCTGACTTCAGCCGAGGCTCTCCTAATACCAAGCCCAAAGTTTTCACTTGCGAAGTGTGTGGAAAG GTCTTTAACGCGCACTATAACTTAACCCGTCACATGCCAGTGCACACAGGAGCCAGACCCTTCGTTTGCAAAGTGTGCGGAAAGGGCTTCCGGCAAGCCAGCACCCTGTGCAGGCACAAGATCATTCACACCCAG GAAAAACCTCATAAATGTAACCAGTGTGGCAAAGCATTTAATAGAAGTTCTACCTTAAACACCCATACCCGAATACACGCAGGCTACAAACCATTTGTATGTGAATTCTGTGGCAAAGGATTTCATCAAAAAG GGAATTACAAAAACCACAAGTTGACCCACAGCGGGGAGAAGCAGTTCAAGTGCAATATCTGCAACAAAGCTTTCCACCAGGTTTACAACCTCACCTTCCACATGCACACCCACAACGACAAGAAGCCCTTCACCTGCCCCACGTGTGGCAAGGGCTTCTGCAGGAACTTTGACCTCAAGAAGCACGTCCGCAAGCTGCACGACGGCGGCTTGGGGCTGACCCGCACTTCTGCCGGGGAGCCGGGCGCGGACCCGTCGCCCCCTCTACAGCAGCCGCCGCCCGCGACGCTGCCGCctctgccgccgccgctgccgcccccTGGGCCCCTGCAGCCTGGGCTCCACCCAGGCCACCAGTGA
- the FEZF1 gene encoding fez family zinc finger protein 1 isoform X1 — MDSSCHNATAKMLATAPARSNVMSTSKPLAFSIERIMARTPEPKALPVPHFLQGAVPKGDPKHSLHLNSSIPCMIPFVPVAYDTSPKAGMTGSEPRKTSLEAQAAPAAAPAAPAFSCSDLLNCALSLKGDLARDALPLQQYKLVRPRVVNHSSFHAMGALCYLNRGDGPCHPTAGVNIHPVASYFLSSPLHPQPKTYLAERNKLVVPAVEKYPSGVAFKDLSQAQLQHYMKESAQLLSEKIAFKTSDFSRGSPNTKPKVFTCEVCGKVFNAHYNLTRHMPVHTGARPFVCKVCGKGFRQASTLCRHKIIHTQEKPHKCNQCGKAFNRSSTLNTHTRIHAGYKPFVCEFCGKGFHQKGNYKNHKLTHSGEKQFKCNICNKAFHQVYNLTFHMHTHNDKKPFTCPTCGKGFCRNFDLKKHVRKLHDGGLGLTRTSAGEPGADPSPPLQQPPPATLPPLPPPLPPPGPLQPGLHPGHQ; from the exons ATGGACAGTAGCTGCCACAACGCGACTGCCAAAATGTTAGCGACTGCTCCGGCTCGGAGCAACGTGATGAGCACCTCCAAACCCCTGGCTTTCTCCATCGAACGGATCATGGCGCGCACTCCCGAGCCCAAGGCCCTGCCCGTTCCCCACTTCCTGCAGGGAGCCGTGCCCAAGGGGGACCCCAAGCACTCTCTGCATCTTAACTCGTCGATCCCCTGCATGATCCCCTTCGTGCCTGTGGCGTATGACACGAGCCCCAAGGCGGGGATGACGGGCTCGGAGCCTCGGAAAACAAGTCTGGAGGCTCAGGCAGCGCCGGCAGCTGCGCCCGCGGCGCCTGCCTTCAGCTGCAGCGACCTGCTCAACTGCGCGCTGAGTCTCAAGGGCGACCTGGCCCGCGACGCGCTGCCGCTGCAGCAGTACAAGCTGGTGAGGCCGCGGGTCGTCAACCACTCTTCCTTCCACGCCATGGGAGCCCTGTGCTACCTGAATCGAGGTGACGGCCCGTGCCACCCGACGGCCGGCGTTAACATCCACCCAGTGGCTTCCTACTTTCTCAGTTCCCCTTTGCACCCGCAGCCAAAAACGTATTTAGCGGAAAGGAATAAACTGGTGGTCCCGGCGGTGGAGAAATACCCCTCGGGAGTAGCTTTCAAAGACTTGTCCCAGGCTCAGCTGCAGCATTACATGAAAGAGAGCGCCCAGCTTCTGTCGGAAAAAATAGCGTTCAAAACCTCTGACTTCAGCCGAGGCTCTCCTAATACCAAGCCCAAAGTTTTCACTTGCGAAGTGTGTGGAAAG GTCTTTAACGCGCACTATAACTTAACCCGTCACATGCCAGTGCACACAGGAGCCAGACCCTTCGTTTGCAAAGTGTGCGGAAAGGGCTTCCGGCAAGCCAGCACCCTGTGCAGGCACAAGATCATTCACACCCAG GAAAAACCTCATAAATGTAACCAGTGTGGCAAAGCATTTAATAGAAGTTCTACCTTAAACACCCATACCCGAATACACGCAGGCTACAAACCATTTGTATGTGAATTCTGTGGCAAAGGATTTCATCAAAAAG GGAATTACAAAAACCACAAGTTGACCCACAGCGGGGAGAAGCAGTTCAAGTGCAATATCTGCAACAAAGCTTTCCACCAGGTTTACAACCTCACCTTCCACATGCACACCCACAACGACAAGAAGCCCTTCACCTGCCCCACGTGTGGCAAGGGCTTCTGCAGGAACTTTGACCTCAAGAAGCACGTCCGCAAGCTGCACGACGGCGGCTTGGGGCTGACCCGCACTTCTGCCGGGGAGCCGGGCGCGGACCCGTCGCCCCCTCTACAGCAGCCGCCGCCCGCGACGCTGCCGCctctgccgccgccgctgccgcccccTGGGCCCCTGCAGCCTGGGCTCCACCCAGGCCACCAGTGA